CGCCTGAGACATGACACGCTGCATCCAAAGAGCAATACTTAACTAGTCATGCAAAAACGTAAGCTCGGCAGCACTCCGTATCAGATCGCTCCCCTCGTCTTCGGCGGCAATGTTTTCGGCTGGACGGCCGACGAATCGACCTCCTTCAAGCTCATGGACGCTTTCCTCGACAACGGCTTCAGCCTGATTGATACCGCCGACTCTTACTCGCGCTGGGTGCCCGGGCACAAAGGTGGCGAGTCGGAAATCATCATTGGCAAATGGATGAAGGCCCGCGGCAATCGGGGCAAAGTCGTCGTTGCCACGAAGGTCGGCTCCGATATGGGGCAAGGGAAGAAGGACCTTTCAAAGAAGTGGATCTTACAGGCCGCCGAAGACTCGCTCCGTCGCCTTCAGACGGACTACATCGATCTCTACCAGTCTCACTGGGATGATCTCGAAACCCCAGTCGAAGAGACGCTCGAGGCCTATGACGAACTCGTCAAGCAGGGAAAGGTGCGCACAATCGGTGCTTCGAATCTCGGACCGGATCGCCTGATTGCATCTCTGGAAGCCAGCAAAAAGAACGGTTGGCCGGTTTACCAAACGCTTCAACCCAATTACAACCTCTACGATCGTGCGGACTATGAATCGAAGTACGAGTCCATCGCGCAGAAGCATGGTCTTGGTGTGATTCCGTACTTTTCTCTGGCCAGCGGATTCTTGGCAGGAAAGTACCGTTCGGAAGAGGACCTGAAGGCTCGCGCTCGTGGCGCGTTTGTGAAGAAATACTTGAACGAACGCGGCTATCGTATTCTCGATGCGTTGGATGAAGTTGCGAAGGCAAGCAACGCAACTCCCGCGCAAATCGCGATTGCATGGTTGATTGCACGCCCGAGCATCACCGCACCAATTGCGAGCGCAACGTCCGTAGATCAGTTAAACGAACTGATTACTGCGACACGAATCCGTCTTGATGATGCCTCGCTGCAGAAGCTCAACCAGGCGAGTGGAATTGAGAGGCCGGCATGAACCGGCCTTCCTCTATTCTGACGTGCCTCGATTCTCTGATGCTACAGCGGTAATTTTTCCAAAAAGGCCATTCTGCTCATCATTTGGGCCCGCGGTGTAATACAGTTCCGTCGCCAACCCGCTGTTGGCCGAGTTGGCTCCGAACGAAATCGACCACAGCCCGTCAACCGCCAGCGGTGCGCCTGCCGAAGTTAGCATCATGCCTTCGTGTTTTCCCGACACAACGTTGAATGCGTGAATCGTTCCGTCGCCGAAGTTTCCGATCAAGAGGCGGTGGCTAAACCGCCCGAAGTCTCCGGGCGCCAGTGCTACTCCCCAGGGCGCGTTCAGGAAATCTCCATGTTCCAACCGCAGTAGCAGTTGGCCGGTGGGATCGAATATCGCCACAAAGCCTAGACCGGGACCATGCTCTTCGTCATTGCTGCCGGATTCGCGCTTAGCAAATGTCACCACCAGGTTCCCGCCAACGTTCTGAATTCCGAAGGGTGCATAATTCTGTGCCCGCCCATGATCCTTAAAATCAGGCTCTTTGCTGGCTACCAGTTGAAAATTGCTGTCGAATACTTCAACGCGTTTGGACTCGAAGTTGGTCGCATACAGGAAGACTCCGGCGTCGGTCTGCGCCAGGGCACAGCCTTTGTAAATCGCCTTGCCACCGCGCAGTACTTTCAAGATTGCATTGTTCCGATCCACGTTCGGGTTCCAGGCTGCAATCGTGCCGTCTTCGGTGCAGAAAAGAAAAACTGCTGGTCTGCCAGGTGCGACCTCGAATCCGGTGCTGTAGTTCCACACGGTGCCAGTTGGAACTGATGTTCCGGTCCCGTCGGCCGTCGGTATTTTCACCACCAGCGCTTGCGGCACGCCGGTCGCGTTGTACAGGCTGGCAAGGCCAGTACCGTTGTCCGCCACCCACCATGGCGACGAAGAACTGCGAGCCAATCCCCAGGCATTCACGAGGTTCGGGTCGAGATTCGGAGCAGTAGGAGATGTCGCGGCAACATCAGCCGTTAGATCAGTCCGGGTGTAATGCTGGGCTGCACTTATTCCGACCAGGCAAAACACGATCATCACAACGGCGAATTTGTGGAACGCGATCCGTGAAAAGCGAGCGAACATAATTTCACCTCGACGCGAAAATCTTGATTGGATAGACACGAGGCCGTCCCCACGAAGGCCTTATGCTTCAAGAACTAGCGTGATCTTTCCGAAGAAGTGAATTGTCACTAAAAGGTAAATTTCTTGTCTTATTCCTCACGCAGCGCCGGCATCGGGCAGATGAAGGTGGGTCAGTTGCGCGGACGAGAGACTTATTCCTTCAGCTTCAGCCGACTTTTGTTTTCTTCCAGGAAGGTGCGCAGATCTTCAGCGCGGTCGAGCAACCGGACCCACTGCTCGTAATACAAAGTCACCGGAAAACGCCCGAGCCCGTACACGCTGACTGCGCCCTTTTCGCTGACCCGAAAGTCCAGGTTGCCGGATCTCTTGCTTGCCACCTGCTTTTCCAAATCCGCCAATCGCGCTTTCAGTTCTTCATAACTCGGTTCGGACATTCGGTGAGACCTCCGCACTCATTGTAGCGAAAGGTTGCATCGGCTCTGCAAAATTGCCGGAAGTGGTTCAGCCAACTGCATTTCCGGCGGATTCATCTTGGAAGAGTAGCTCGCGAACCTGCGAGCGGGGTCCAGTACATGCGCGCTCTCCGCTTCCTCTTCATCGCCGCGATGTCGGCACTTATCTTTTCTACCGGATGTTCCCGAAGTCTTCTGAACCGCGCACAGCAATTTGAGCTACAGGGCAAACCAGGGAACGCCCTGTTGGTTTACCGCGAAGCGCTCGCCAAGACACCCGAGCGGAATTCAGCGAAGCGTGCCGAAATCCTGATGCGCATGGGGAAATGCCTCTATCAGATGGGACGTCTTTCCGAGGCTTTTTCCACCTTCCAGAAAGCAGCCGAAACCGACAGAAACAACAATGAGGCGAACATCCGGCTCGGCGAAATGTACCTTGCAGCGGGCGCTCCCGAACGCGCGCGGGAGTTGGCCCTCCTCGTGCTGAGCAGGGCAGCGACCAATGTCGATGCCATGACGCTATTCGGTACCGCGTCGCTCGAGGTAGAACAACCGGGTCTCGCGAAGCAATCGTATGAGCAGGTGCTGCGATCCGATCCGAAGCGGGTTGATGTGGCGATCGCATTGGCCGATATCTACAACCGCGAAGACAGGATCGAGAAGGCCCGCGAAGTTCTCGAACACTCGGCGAAAGCCCTGCCGGGAAGCCCCATGGCCCTCCTTGCGCTTGCTCGACTAGAAGAACAACAGGGCAATGGCAGTGCAGCGGAAGGGGCCTACCGCCGGGCCGTTTCCGTACAGGACTCACCCGAAA
This genomic window from Terriglobales bacterium contains:
- a CDS encoding aldo/keto reductase, which encodes MQKRKLGSTPYQIAPLVFGGNVFGWTADESTSFKLMDAFLDNGFSLIDTADSYSRWVPGHKGGESEIIIGKWMKARGNRGKVVVATKVGSDMGQGKKDLSKKWILQAAEDSLRRLQTDYIDLYQSHWDDLETPVEETLEAYDELVKQGKVRTIGASNLGPDRLIASLEASKKNGWPVYQTLQPNYNLYDRADYESKYESIAQKHGLGVIPYFSLASGFLAGKYRSEEDLKARARGAFVKKYLNERGYRILDALDEVAKASNATPAQIAIAWLIARPSITAPIASATSVDQLNELITATRIRLDDASLQKLNQASGIERPA
- a CDS encoding TIGR03118 family protein — protein: MFARFSRIAFHKFAVVMIVFCLVGISAAQHYTRTDLTADVAATSPTAPNLDPNLVNAWGLARSSSSPWWVADNGTGLASLYNATGVPQALVVKIPTADGTGTSVPTGTVWNYSTGFEVAPGRPAVFLFCTEDGTIAAWNPNVDRNNAILKVLRGGKAIYKGCALAQTDAGVFLYATNFESKRVEVFDSNFQLVASKEPDFKDHGRAQNYAPFGIQNVGGNLVVTFAKRESGSNDEEHGPGLGFVAIFDPTGQLLLRLEHGDFLNAPWGVALAPGDFGRFSHRLLIGNFGDGTIHAFNVVSGKHEGMMLTSAGAPLAVDGLWSISFGANSANSGLATELYYTAGPNDEQNGLFGKITAVASENRGTSE